One stretch of Thermococcus sp. M36 DNA includes these proteins:
- a CDS encoding GNAT family N-acetyltransferase yields the protein MRIRLAALDDVEGIVSLHTASERLNGSIYERYTKGGPWMAVETCAIHLNNLLLDEQLAAVAELNGTIVGEVEVLFSEEPFGGEVRRIGHVDVIEVHPDYRGRGIGRLLMEFVEEVAKERKVEMLTVQPDKGAEGFYRKLGFNVELFTGTTLWVPAKGRGTVEPSEFGWEDVKNLELAAGRFQSSYSMFFSAFKDNIAGIHYTVESGRSGGSYYALKNLPGRNGVALLLWGRIEDLKAVLGRAKVLGFERVLTLLPGSVESFGAEKVGKIKILAKELT from the coding sequence ATGAGAATCCGCTTGGCGGCCCTTGATGATGTTGAAGGGATAGTTTCACTCCACACAGCCAGCGAGAGGCTTAACGGTAGCATTTACGAACGCTACACCAAGGGCGGGCCATGGATGGCTGTTGAGACCTGCGCGATCCACCTCAACAACCTCCTCCTTGATGAGCAGCTTGCCGCTGTCGCCGAGCTAAACGGTACTATCGTTGGCGAGGTCGAGGTTCTGTTTTCCGAGGAGCCCTTCGGTGGAGAGGTCAGGCGGATAGGGCATGTGGACGTTATCGAGGTTCACCCCGACTACAGGGGCAGGGGAATCGGAAGGCTGCTGATGGAGTTCGTTGAGGAGGTCGCTAAAGAGCGGAAGGTCGAGATGCTGACGGTCCAGCCGGATAAGGGTGCGGAGGGATTCTACAGAAAGCTCGGCTTTAACGTTGAGCTTTTCACGGGAACGACCCTATGGGTTCCGGCGAAGGGAAGGGGGACGGTGGAGCCTTCGGAGTTTGGCTGGGAGGACGTTAAAAACCTCGAACTCGCTGCGGGCCGTTTTCAGAGCTCCTACAGTATGTTCTTCTCGGCCTTTAAGGACAACATCGCCGGGATTCACTATACCGTCGAATCCGGCAGGAGCGGCGGCTCGTACTACGCGCTGAAAAATCTCCCTGGGAGAAACGGTGTTGCCCTCTTACTCTGGGGCAGGATTGAGGATTTGAAGGCGGTTCTTGGCAGGGCGAAGGTTCTCGGGTTTGAGCGGGTTCTGACACTCCTGCCGGGCAGTGTTGAGAGTTTCGGCGCTGAAAAGGTGGGAAAAATTAAGATCCTCGCGAAGGAGCTCACCTGA
- a CDS encoding M20 family metallopeptidase, whose product MSIDPVFEAKKIENEIIAWRRDFHMHPELKYEEDRTSRVVEEHLREWGYSIKRVGTGIIADIGPSGKTIALRADMDALPVQEENDVPYKSRIPGKMHACGHDAHTAMLLGAAKIIAEHADKLNGRVRLIFQPAEEGGNGAVRMIEGGALDGVDAVFGFHVWMDMPSGIIGIRDGPFLAGAGIFQGKIIGKGGHGASPQETVDPIPIMAETVLAFQTIASRNVPPIETGVVSVTSIHGGTAFNIIPEEVEFKGTFRFFKPDIGELIQRRMQEILDGVTRAHGAEYELSIEELTPPTVNSPEMAGFARKVAEKYGMKYGEVPPTMGAEDFAFYLQKVPGAFLALGIRNEEKGIVYPHHHPKFDVDEGVLYLGTAMEVALAMEFLR is encoded by the coding sequence ATGAGTATAGACCCAGTTTTTGAAGCCAAAAAGATAGAGAACGAGATAATCGCATGGCGCAGGGACTTCCACATGCACCCGGAGCTCAAGTACGAGGAGGACAGAACCTCCCGGGTAGTGGAAGAACACCTGCGTGAGTGGGGATACTCCATTAAACGTGTCGGGACTGGAATAATAGCCGACATTGGCCCGAGCGGGAAAACGATAGCCCTCCGCGCTGACATGGACGCCCTGCCCGTCCAGGAGGAGAACGACGTTCCCTACAAATCCAGAATCCCCGGAAAGATGCACGCCTGCGGCCATGACGCCCACACGGCAATGCTTCTTGGGGCGGCGAAGATAATAGCCGAGCACGCTGACAAGCTCAACGGGAGGGTTCGCCTGATTTTCCAGCCGGCAGAGGAGGGCGGAAACGGTGCGGTGAGGATGATAGAGGGCGGTGCGCTGGACGGCGTTGATGCCGTCTTCGGCTTCCACGTGTGGATGGACATGCCCAGCGGGATCATAGGCATCAGGGACGGACCTTTTCTCGCCGGGGCCGGGATATTCCAGGGGAAGATCATCGGAAAAGGCGGTCACGGTGCCTCGCCTCAAGAGACCGTTGACCCTATCCCGATAATGGCTGAGACGGTTCTAGCGTTCCAGACGATAGCGAGCAGAAACGTTCCCCCGATAGAAACGGGGGTCGTTAGCGTTACAAGCATCCACGGGGGGACGGCTTTCAACATCATCCCCGAGGAGGTTGAGTTCAAGGGAACGTTCCGCTTCTTTAAGCCCGATATCGGGGAACTCATACAAAGGAGGATGCAGGAGATCCTGGATGGGGTTACAAGGGCCCACGGAGCCGAGTACGAGCTGAGCATCGAGGAGCTTACGCCCCCAACGGTGAACTCCCCCGAGATGGCGGGCTTTGCAAGGAAGGTGGCTGAAAAATATGGAATGAAGTACGGGGAAGTCCCGCCGACGATGGGTGCAGAGGACTTTGCCTTCTACCTCCAGAAGGTTCCAGGGGCGTTTTTGGCCCTGGGGATACGGAACGAGGAGAAGGGTATCGTTTACCCGCACCACCACCCCAAGTTCGACGTTGACGAAGGCGTACTATACCTCGGCACTGCGATGGAAGTTGCCCTTGCCATGGAGTTCCTCAGGTGA
- a CDS encoding DUF357 domain-containing protein gives MGREITEEKLQKYFRITEEALKTLEIAVHEKSLLWVVAQDFLTMARSYFEDAKYYYEKGDYVTAFAALNYAHGFIDAGVRLGVFRGEDDRLFAFG, from the coding sequence GTGGGACGGGAGATAACCGAGGAAAAGCTCCAGAAGTACTTTAGAATCACTGAAGAAGCTTTAAAGACCCTTGAAATAGCCGTCCACGAAAAGAGCCTGTTGTGGGTTGTTGCCCAGGACTTCCTGACGATGGCGCGGAGCTATTTTGAGGATGCAAAGTATTACTACGAAAAGGGAGACTACGTCACCGCCTTTGCCGCGCTGAACTACGCTCACGGATTCATAGACGCCGGTGTGAGGCTCGGCGTTTTCAGGGGAGAGGACGACAGGCTTTTTGCCTTTGGCTGA
- a CDS encoding DUF555 domain-containing protein, producing the protein MGDYVVVLEAPIIVRDVETSEDAINVAVSKVAKALNKEKLDFVRVEIGYSQCPVCGAHFESAFVIGSVGLVGMYLTIKVYNAQTVEHAERIAKAVIGKALKKVPLKVYEIRELTEEDEGDGVGLE; encoded by the coding sequence ATGGGAGACTACGTCGTTGTTTTGGAGGCACCCATCATAGTCAGGGACGTTGAGACGAGTGAGGACGCGATAAACGTTGCCGTTTCCAAGGTCGCCAAGGCGCTCAACAAGGAGAAGCTCGACTTCGTGAGGGTTGAAATAGGTTACTCCCAGTGCCCCGTCTGTGGGGCCCACTTTGAGAGCGCCTTCGTTATAGGGTCGGTCGGCCTGGTTGGGATGTATCTCACGATAAAAGTTTACAACGCCCAGACTGTGGAGCACGCCGAGAGAATCGCTAAGGCCGTCATAGGCAAGGCTCTCAAAAAGGTTCCCCTCAAAGTCTACGAGATACGGGAGCTGACCGAGGAGGACGAGGGCGACGGCGTCGGGCTGGAATGA
- the pyrG gene encoding glutamine hydrolyzing CTP synthase: MTKFIFVTGGVVSGLGKGITSASLGMLMKARGFRTTNIKIDPYLNYDAGTMNPYQHGEVFVLDDGGEVDLDLGNYERFLDTSLSFDHNITTGKVYSAVIEKERKGEYLGATVQVIPHITNEIKERIRRIARDYDVVVVEIGGTVGDIESMPFLEAARQVQIEEGRENVAFVHVTYVPKLRVVGEQKTKPTQHSVKELRSLGIQPDAIVARSEEPLEESARLKISLFTNVPDEAVISAYDVEDTYEVPLMLEKEGLARYLTKRLGLPEKEPDLDAWREMVERYKSLEDTVEIAVVGKYVKLADSYLSIKEALKHSSVANGVKVKIRWVEAEDLERHGFKLLEGVDGIIVPGGFGARGTEGKMMAARYARENDIPFLGICFGFQLTVVEFARSVLGLKGAHSTEIDPQTPYPVVDLMPEQRDLDRLGGTMRLGAYPVHIKPNTLARKLYGREIVYERHRHRWEVNPDYIEKFEKAGLIFSGIAGDDGRRMEILELPDRKYFIATQFHPEFKSRPMNPAPVFKGLVQAAKEKKYGG; the protein is encoded by the coding sequence ATGACAAAGTTCATCTTCGTCACGGGTGGTGTAGTCAGCGGGCTCGGGAAGGGGATAACGAGCGCATCCCTCGGAATGCTCATGAAGGCCAGGGGCTTTAGAACTACGAACATCAAAATCGACCCCTACCTCAACTACGATGCCGGAACGATGAACCCCTACCAGCACGGGGAAGTTTTCGTCCTCGACGACGGCGGAGAGGTCGACCTCGACCTAGGAAACTACGAGCGCTTTCTCGACACCAGCTTGAGCTTCGACCACAACATAACCACGGGGAAGGTCTACTCCGCCGTCATCGAGAAGGAGAGGAAGGGAGAGTACCTCGGCGCCACTGTCCAGGTCATTCCGCACATCACCAACGAGATAAAGGAGCGCATAAGGCGCATCGCCAGGGACTACGACGTCGTTGTGGTCGAGATAGGCGGAACCGTCGGCGATATAGAGAGCATGCCTTTCCTCGAAGCCGCGAGGCAGGTGCAGATTGAAGAAGGAAGGGAGAACGTCGCCTTCGTCCACGTCACCTACGTGCCCAAGTTAAGGGTCGTCGGCGAGCAGAAGACCAAGCCGACCCAGCACAGCGTTAAGGAGCTTAGAAGCCTCGGAATCCAACCGGACGCGATAGTCGCCCGCTCCGAGGAGCCGCTTGAGGAGAGCGCGAGGCTCAAGATAAGCCTCTTCACGAACGTTCCGGACGAGGCAGTTATCAGCGCCTACGACGTCGAGGACACCTACGAGGTTCCCCTCATGCTGGAGAAGGAGGGACTGGCGAGATACCTCACCAAGAGGCTCGGCCTCCCTGAGAAGGAGCCGGACCTTGATGCCTGGCGTGAGATGGTCGAGAGGTACAAGTCCCTTGAGGATACCGTTGAGATTGCCGTGGTCGGCAAGTACGTCAAGCTTGCCGACTCTTACCTGAGCATAAAGGAGGCCCTCAAACACTCCAGCGTCGCCAACGGTGTGAAGGTCAAAATACGCTGGGTGGAGGCCGAAGACCTTGAAAGGCACGGCTTCAAGCTCCTCGAAGGTGTTGACGGCATAATCGTTCCCGGCGGCTTCGGCGCGAGGGGAACAGAGGGCAAGATGATGGCCGCCCGCTACGCGAGGGAGAACGACATACCATTCCTTGGCATCTGCTTCGGCTTCCAGCTCACCGTTGTGGAGTTCGCCAGGAGCGTCCTCGGCCTGAAGGGGGCACACTCAACCGAGATAGACCCCCAGACACCGTATCCGGTCGTTGATCTTATGCCCGAACAGCGCGACCTGGACAGGCTCGGCGGGACGATGAGGCTCGGTGCCTATCCCGTCCACATAAAGCCCAACACCCTCGCGAGAAAGCTCTACGGCAGGGAGATAGTCTACGAGCGCCACAGACACCGCTGGGAGGTCAACCCGGACTACATAGAGAAGTTTGAGAAGGCAGGCCTCATCTTCAGCGGCATAGCCGGCGACGACGGCAGGAGGATGGAGATACTGGAGCTGCCAGACAGGAAGTACTTCATAGCCACCCAGTTCCACCCGGAGTTCAAGTCCAGGCCGATGAACCCGGCGCCGGTCTTCAAGGGGCTGGTTCAGGCGGCAAAAGAGAAGAAGTATGGAGGTTAA
- a CDS encoding 30S ribosomal protein S8e yields the protein MAIWQGRSLKKPSGGRIILARKKRKRELGREPAFTKVAEEREKRKIIRTYGGNRKVRLIEALYANVFENGKGRKVKILRVLENPANRQYVRRNIITRGAIIETEAGRAIVTSRPGQDGVVNAILIKEESA from the coding sequence ATGGCTATCTGGCAGGGAAGATCACTCAAGAAGCCTTCAGGCGGAAGGATTATCCTCGCTAGGAAGAAGAGGAAGAGGGAACTCGGAAGGGAGCCGGCTTTTACCAAGGTCGCTGAAGAGAGGGAGAAGAGGAAGATAATCAGGACTTACGGCGGCAACAGGAAGGTCCGCCTCATTGAGGCCCTCTACGCCAACGTCTTCGAGAACGGCAAGGGCAGGAAGGTCAAAATCCTTAGGGTTCTTGAGAACCCCGCCAACAGGCAGTACGTCAGGAGAAACATAATCACCAGGGGCGCCATCATCGAAACCGAGGCCGGCAGGGCCATCGTCACCAGCAGGCCCGGCCAGGATGGAGTTGTCAACGCTATCCTGATAAAAGAAGAGAGCGCCTGA
- a CDS encoding zinc ribbon domain-containing protein, whose amino-acid sequence MEYSRIEKILASLFVVFLLLASINFLRELEDIPQRPDYRYYQEKYGISSLYENQSRLMKLEKDLFQIYQQAESNLTDVERIYLFKREEYRVALESGNVTEDTPNRLKEEYLSAKEAYENAYYQYLSAKGAYGQVHSQLEELSSRIRELEMRANEEYSRAYQMYRLKVLLLKLTFVLPLFAVSLLLLRRYRNIYTSSLIAYSSLLLLYLILSAIWSTVQVIGLSLFGAFTTFVALYYLRREYFGPERIYKRRIAQGKCYNCSFPVKDDYLYCPNCGAELKEKCEHCGALKPIHLEFCPYCGK is encoded by the coding sequence ATGGAGTATTCTAGGATTGAGAAGATACTTGCGAGCTTGTTTGTCGTTTTCCTTCTCCTTGCGAGTATCAACTTCCTCCGCGAGCTTGAGGACATCCCTCAGAGGCCGGATTACAGGTATTACCAGGAGAAGTACGGTATATCGAGCCTTTACGAGAACCAAAGCCGTCTAATGAAGCTTGAGAAAGACCTCTTCCAGATATACCAGCAGGCCGAGTCCAATCTGACGGACGTTGAGAGGATATATCTCTTTAAAAGGGAAGAGTACAGGGTGGCGCTGGAGAGCGGGAACGTCACAGAGGATACCCCCAACAGGCTGAAGGAGGAGTACCTGTCCGCAAAAGAAGCCTATGAAAATGCCTACTACCAGTACCTCAGCGCAAAGGGTGCTTATGGGCAGGTTCACAGCCAGCTCGAAGAACTCAGCTCCAGAATCCGGGAGCTGGAAATGAGGGCAAACGAGGAGTACAGCCGTGCATACCAGATGTACAGACTTAAGGTTCTTCTTTTGAAGCTAACCTTTGTTCTGCCGCTCTTTGCGGTCTCTCTGCTGCTTCTCAGGAGATACAGGAACATCTACACGTCCTCTCTTATTGCGTACTCATCCCTGCTCCTGCTCTACTTGATACTGTCGGCCATATGGAGCACTGTGCAAGTCATAGGATTGAGCCTATTTGGGGCATTCACAACGTTTGTAGCCCTCTACTATCTCAGGAGGGAGTACTTCGGGCCAGAGAGAATCTACAAAAGGAGAATTGCCCAGGGAAAATGCTATAACTGCAGCTTCCCTGTAAAAGACGACTACCTCTACTGCCCCAACTGCGGTGCAGAACTAAAAGAAAAATGTGAGCACTGTGGGGCCCTAAAGCCGATCCACTTAGAGTTCTGCCCGTACTGTGGGAAGTAG
- a CDS encoding NOG1 family protein yields MKNPFEKMPTVLTADELIDKAFRRAEKAASAFMPKGGPRAKARQREELRVRTVSNVVRDNLRKILDRTPGVSTLPPFYRELVDTLVDRDQFHRSLAHVNWAIKTIRNLEQRYVEKIRYERDPNEIARLRRQFYGRVADILRDIADDLEYLNQARNVLKDLPVVDLELPTVVIAGHPNVGKSTLLRALTNAKPEVASYPFTTKGINVGQFEEHYLKYQVIDTPGLLDRPLSERNEVERQAILALKHLGRVIVYIFDPSEYCGFPIEEQTHLFEEIHREFGEFPFIVVLNKVDIAEEEKIKAVEDFVRSKGLEPLKISALNGEGLDELKEKVIELVKPIVEEQAKRIIEKELRKYREEF; encoded by the coding sequence ATGAAGAACCCGTTCGAAAAAATGCCGACTGTGCTTACCGCTGACGAGCTCATCGACAAGGCGTTCCGGAGGGCTGAGAAGGCTGCATCAGCCTTTATGCCCAAGGGCGGCCCGAGGGCAAAGGCGAGACAGAGGGAGGAGCTCAGGGTAAGAACTGTCTCCAACGTTGTGAGGGATAATCTCAGGAAAATACTTGACAGGACTCCGGGCGTTTCAACACTTCCTCCTTTCTACAGGGAACTGGTTGACACGCTCGTTGACAGAGACCAGTTCCACCGCTCGCTGGCCCACGTCAACTGGGCGATAAAGACGATACGCAACCTCGAGCAGCGCTATGTTGAAAAGATAAGGTATGAAAGGGATCCAAATGAGATAGCCAGGCTCAGGAGACAGTTCTACGGCCGCGTTGCAGACATATTAAGGGACATAGCGGACGACCTTGAATACCTCAACCAGGCAAGAAATGTGCTGAAAGACCTTCCAGTCGTTGACCTTGAGCTTCCGACGGTTGTCATAGCCGGCCACCCCAACGTGGGCAAGAGTACCCTTCTGCGCGCACTTACAAACGCGAAGCCGGAGGTTGCCAGCTACCCCTTCACCACCAAGGGCATAAACGTCGGCCAGTTCGAGGAGCACTACCTGAAATACCAGGTCATAGACACGCCCGGCCTTCTCGACAGGCCGCTGAGCGAGAGGAACGAGGTCGAGAGACAGGCTATCTTAGCGCTCAAGCACCTCGGAAGGGTCATCGTCTACATCTTCGACCCGAGCGAGTACTGCGGATTCCCGATAGAGGAGCAGACCCACCTCTTTGAGGAGATCCACCGTGAGTTCGGCGAGTTCCCGTTCATAGTCGTCCTCAACAAGGTGGACATAGCCGAGGAGGAGAAGATAAAGGCTGTTGAGGACTTCGTCCGCTCCAAGGGGCTTGAGCCGCTGAAGATTTCGGCTCTGAACGGCGAAGGATTAGACGAGCTGAAGGAGAAGGTTATAGAACTCGTTAAGCCGATAGTCGAAGAACAGGCAAAGAGGATAATAGAGAAGGAGCTGAGGAAGTACAGGGAGGAGTTTTAG
- a CDS encoding undecaprenyl-diphosphate phosphatase — protein MVNIEGYLTPLISGIIIGLGSWLPMSPDGYSVERVLSLLSPGYADYLVPAYLGTTFAVFFYFRERIASGSQRVLMRAPDSDVRYLVYASLFTVLIGYPVMVGPGTALSRSAADLVNALVGAMLLGLSLLFGRFRCPLKRVQEKLRAESGEPTLIDSVAAGLAQGAALLGGISRSGLVVLGLVCTGVGVKRTLELSFLIAPAYFITRLLFIRWDPVLPVSLLFASFLTAFAASMLAMNALIKFVDVMGERAFLGAFGMIPVIVYLLGVVL, from the coding sequence ATGGTAAATATTGAAGGGTACCTGACCCCTCTGATCTCAGGGATTATTATCGGTCTCGGTTCATGGCTCCCAATGAGCCCGGACGGGTACTCAGTGGAGAGAGTGCTGTCACTGCTATCGCCGGGCTATGCCGACTACCTTGTTCCGGCATACCTGGGGACCACGTTTGCTGTGTTCTTTTACTTCAGGGAGAGGATAGCATCGGGATCGCAGCGTGTACTGATGAGGGCCCCCGACTCAGACGTGAGGTACCTCGTCTACGCCTCACTCTTCACCGTCCTCATAGGCTACCCCGTAATGGTGGGGCCCGGCACCGCTCTCAGCAGGTCAGCCGCCGACTTGGTAAACGCCCTTGTGGGGGCTATGCTCCTGGGGCTTTCACTGCTCTTCGGCCGCTTTCGCTGTCCCCTGAAAAGGGTTCAGGAAAAGCTGAGGGCAGAGAGCGGCGAGCCCACCCTCATAGATTCTGTGGCGGCTGGGCTTGCCCAGGGAGCAGCGCTTCTGGGGGGGATTTCCAGGAGCGGGCTGGTCGTCCTAGGGTTGGTCTGCACCGGGGTCGGAGTAAAAAGAACCCTTGAACTGAGCTTTTTAATAGCCCCGGCATACTTCATAACGAGGCTGCTGTTCATAAGGTGGGATCCGGTGCTGCCGGTGTCTCTGCTTTTTGCCTCGTTCCTGACTGCGTTTGCGGCGAGCATGCTGGCGATGAACGCACTTATTAAATTCGTGGACGTCATGGGAGAGAGGGCTTTCCTAGGTGCGTTCGGGATGATCCCGGTAATTGTCTATCTCCTGGGGGTGGTTCTGTGA
- the glmU gene encoding bifunctional sugar-1-phosphate nucleotidylyltransferase/acetyltransferase, translated as MKGVILAAGKGERLRPLTDDRPKVVLKVANRPIIEYVMENLDPFVDEFIVIVRYRKERLVEALGDEFNGKPVTYVEQLPGEGTAKAIESAKDHINGEEFIVANGDIYFEIDGIKELISAFRKEKADAALLVKHFDDLSHFGKIDVEGPLVKAVKEKPGKVSGYANLGVYVFRPEVFGFIEKTPLSSRNEYEITDTLNLMIEEGKKITYAVYSGYWNDVGRPWNLLELNEYLLRNRLKHSIKGIVEEGATIVPPVEIGEGTVVRSGAYIIGPVKIGRNSRIGPNCFIRPYTSIGDNCHVGNAVEIKNSIIMDNSNAPHLNYVGDSIIGENTNLGAGTITANLRHDRGNVKVEIKGKLEDSGRHKLGAIIGHGVKIGINVTIYPGRKIGSNSFVGPGVVVDKNVPGNSLVVVKQEKVVREL; from the coding sequence GTGAAGGGTGTAATCCTTGCAGCTGGAAAAGGGGAAAGGCTGAGGCCCCTCACCGATGACAGGCCCAAGGTTGTGCTCAAGGTTGCCAACAGGCCGATAATAGAGTATGTGATGGAGAACCTCGATCCCTTCGTTGACGAGTTCATAGTCATAGTCCGCTATCGGAAGGAGCGGCTGGTTGAGGCCTTGGGCGACGAGTTCAACGGGAAGCCGGTAACCTACGTTGAACAGCTGCCGGGGGAAGGTACCGCAAAGGCAATAGAGTCCGCCAAGGACCATATCAACGGAGAAGAGTTCATAGTAGCTAATGGAGACATATATTTTGAAATAGATGGCATTAAGGAGCTTATCTCAGCGTTCAGAAAAGAGAAGGCCGACGCCGCCCTCCTCGTTAAGCACTTCGACGACCTGAGCCACTTCGGCAAGATTGATGTGGAGGGGCCCCTTGTCAAGGCAGTAAAGGAAAAGCCCGGTAAGGTCTCCGGCTACGCCAACCTTGGAGTTTACGTTTTCCGGCCAGAGGTTTTCGGGTTCATCGAGAAGACCCCCCTGAGCAGCAGGAACGAATACGAGATAACGGACACCCTGAACCTGATGATCGAGGAGGGAAAGAAGATAACCTACGCGGTCTATTCCGGCTACTGGAACGACGTTGGCAGGCCGTGGAATCTGCTGGAGCTCAACGAGTACCTCCTCAGGAACAGGCTGAAGCACTCAATCAAGGGCATAGTCGAAGAGGGAGCCACCATAGTCCCGCCTGTCGAGATAGGCGAGGGGACCGTCGTAAGGAGCGGGGCATACATCATTGGGCCAGTAAAGATCGGCAGGAACTCCCGCATCGGCCCGAACTGCTTCATAAGGCCCTACACGAGCATCGGTGACAACTGCCACGTTGGCAACGCTGTTGAAATAAAGAATTCGATAATCATGGACAACAGCAACGCACCGCACCTAAACTACGTCGGCGACTCAATAATCGGCGAGAACACCAACCTGGGGGCGGGAACCATAACTGCCAACCTGAGGCATGACAGGGGCAACGTAAAGGTTGAGATAAAGGGGAAGCTGGAAGACTCAGGGAGGCACAAGCTGGGGGCCATAATCGGGCACGGGGTGAAGATCGGAATAAACGTTACGATATACCCCGGCCGGAAGATAGGGAGCAACTCGTTTGTTGGGCCGGGGGTCGTCGTTGACAAAAACGTTCCCGGAAACAGTCTTGTCGTTGTGAAGCAGGAAAAAGTGGTGAGGGAGTTATGA